One genomic region from Nocardia vinacea encodes:
- a CDS encoding beta-propeller fold lactonase family protein: MAERTSSTITGFRIDPATGLLDPLGHTPTETQPRGFAIDPSGRFLVVAGQKSHAVTSYAIDPVTGSLTPRQRLEVGRDPNWVEIVARR, from the coding sequence GTGGCCGAACGGACTTCGAGCACGATCACGGGATTTCGTATCGACCCGGCAACCGGCCTGCTCGATCCGCTCGGACACACACCCACCGAGACCCAGCCGCGCGGATTCGCCATCGATCCGAGCGGGCGGTTCCTCGTGGTCGCGGGCCAGAAATCTCATGCCGTCACCAGCTACGCCATCGATCCGGTGACCGGCTCGCTCACCCCACGACAGCGGCTCGAGGTCGGCCGCGACCCTAACTGGGTCGAGATCGTCGCCCGCCGATGA
- a CDS encoding NAD(P)-dependent oxidoreductase: MNDHRILITGAGGGIGTLMRPRLQRPDRILRLLDLTELPAPTAGERVEIVTGSLTDPATMAGACRDVDAIIHLGGISREDSWDNVLAVNIDGTHTVLEAAWQAGVPRIVLASSNHAVGFRAVGDEPIPGDASPRPDTFYGVSKVAVEALGSLYHSRFGMDVICIRIGSCFERPHDARGLSMWLSPNDCARLFEACLAAERPGYRVIWGVSANTRAVVSLREAEELGYRSQDDAEQFAIDIPVVGEPGPWLIGGPFVETPLGKPNPL; encoded by the coding sequence ATGAATGATCACCGAATTCTCATTACCGGGGCCGGCGGTGGTATCGGCACGCTCATGCGGCCCCGTCTACAGCGTCCCGATCGGATTCTGCGGCTACTGGATCTGACCGAACTCCCCGCGCCGACAGCGGGCGAGCGGGTCGAGATCGTCACCGGATCGCTCACCGATCCGGCCACCATGGCAGGGGCCTGCCGGGATGTGGATGCGATCATCCATCTCGGCGGGATCAGCCGAGAAGACAGCTGGGACAACGTGCTCGCCGTCAATATCGATGGCACGCATACAGTTTTGGAGGCGGCGTGGCAGGCTGGTGTGCCGCGGATCGTGCTCGCCTCGAGTAATCATGCCGTGGGCTTCCGCGCCGTGGGCGATGAACCGATTCCCGGCGACGCTTCGCCCCGGCCCGATACCTTTTACGGTGTCAGCAAAGTGGCCGTCGAGGCGCTCGGCAGTCTCTACCACTCCCGGTTCGGCATGGATGTGATCTGTATTCGGATCGGCTCGTGTTTCGAGCGTCCACATGATGCACGCGGACTGTCGATGTGGTTGTCCCCCAATGATTGTGCGCGACTGTTCGAAGCCTGCTTGGCCGCCGAGCGACCCGGCTATCGGGTGATCTGGGGCGTCTCCGCCAACACCCGTGCCGTCGTATCCCTGCGCGAGGCCGAAGAACTCGGCTACCGCAGCCAGGACGACGCCGAACAGTTCGCCATCGATATTCCGGTCGTCGGCGAACCCGGCCCGTGGCTTATCGGCGGCCCCTTCGTGGAAACGCCACTCGGCAAACCGAATCCGCTCTGA
- a CDS encoding amino acid permease, whose amino-acid sequence MFLAELRSQMLRRKPLEQIEEEAGPADEQLKRSLGLWQLTAIGVGGIIGAGIFALAGSVAHSVTGPAVLISFLIAGVASACAALCYAEFAGMVPKAGSAYTYGYVSLGEIAGWFIGWDLLLEYIAVAAVVAIGVSGYFKFLLGQVDITLPDWMMGAHGTGEGHVIDVFAVLFCLGTAWLLSRGIKSVGRFETVAVGIKVALVVLIIVLGVFHIDSSNYTPYFPFGAGAVWTGAATVFFAVFGYDAMSTAAEESVDGKKHLPKAIIYSLAIAMVLYVLATLVLTGMQKYTEISPTSGFSTAFESVGMPGVANIIAIGAIVGIITVVLTFMLGVTRVWFAMSRDGLLPEWFAKTHPVRKVPTRVTWIVGIGSATMAGLLDITVVAELTNIGILMAFIVVSVAVMVLRRTRPDEPRAFKLPLMPVVPLVGIGFSIYLIWSLPWETWLRFAVWLVIGLAVYFGYSRMHSKLERGGDVSLAK is encoded by the coding sequence ATGTTCCTCGCGGAGTTGCGCAGCCAGATGTTGCGCCGCAAACCTCTCGAGCAGATCGAGGAGGAGGCCGGGCCCGCGGACGAGCAACTGAAGCGGTCACTCGGACTGTGGCAGCTCACGGCGATCGGCGTCGGCGGCATCATCGGCGCGGGCATTTTCGCCCTGGCCGGTTCGGTCGCGCATTCCGTCACGGGCCCGGCGGTACTCATCTCGTTCCTGATCGCCGGTGTCGCCAGTGCCTGCGCGGCGCTGTGTTACGCGGAATTCGCCGGGATGGTGCCGAAGGCCGGATCCGCCTACACCTACGGCTATGTCTCCCTCGGCGAAATCGCGGGCTGGTTCATCGGCTGGGATCTGCTGCTGGAATACATCGCGGTGGCGGCGGTGGTCGCGATCGGCGTCTCCGGATACTTCAAATTCCTACTGGGACAAGTCGATATCACGCTGCCCGATTGGATGATGGGCGCGCACGGCACCGGAGAGGGGCACGTGATCGATGTCTTCGCGGTGCTGTTCTGTCTGGGCACCGCGTGGTTGCTCTCGCGCGGCATCAAGAGCGTCGGCCGCTTCGAGACGGTCGCCGTCGGCATCAAGGTCGCCTTGGTCGTGCTGATCATCGTGCTCGGCGTCTTCCACATCGACAGCTCCAACTACACCCCGTACTTCCCATTCGGTGCGGGCGCGGTGTGGACCGGTGCGGCAACGGTCTTCTTCGCCGTCTTCGGCTATGACGCAATGAGCACCGCCGCCGAGGAATCCGTCGACGGCAAGAAGCATCTGCCCAAGGCCATCATCTACTCGCTGGCCATCGCGATGGTGCTGTATGTGCTGGCCACGCTGGTACTGACCGGGATGCAGAAGTACACCGAGATCAGCCCGACCAGCGGTTTCTCCACCGCTTTCGAGTCGGTCGGCATGCCGGGCGTCGCGAATATCATCGCGATCGGCGCCATCGTCGGCATTATCACCGTGGTGCTCACCTTCATGCTCGGCGTGACCCGCGTGTGGTTCGCGATGAGCCGCGACGGGCTGCTGCCGGAATGGTTCGCCAAGACGCATCCGGTCCGCAAGGTGCCGACCCGGGTGACCTGGATCGTCGGCATCGGATCCGCGACCATGGCCGGACTGCTCGATATCACCGTGGTCGCCGAGCTGACGAATATCGGCATTCTGATGGCCTTCATCGTGGTCTCCGTCGCGGTGATGGTGCTGCGCCGCACTCGACCCGATGAGCCGCGCGCGTTCAAATTGCCGCTCATGCCGGTGGTGCCGCTGGTCGGCATCGGCTTCTCGATCTACCTGATCTGGTCGCTGCCGTGGGAGACCTGGCTGCGCTTCGCGGTGTGGCTGGTGATCGGGCTCGCCGTGTACTTCGGATACTCGCGGATGCATTCCAAGCTGGAGCGCGGCGGCGACGTCTCGCTGGCGAAGTAG